The following coding sequences are from one Lolium rigidum isolate FL_2022 chromosome 6, APGP_CSIRO_Lrig_0.1, whole genome shotgun sequence window:
- the LOC124668263 gene encoding GDSL esterase/lipase At5g45910-like, with product MTRRSQLSSACVLLLLLVLLAGRQQAAAKKYAAIFNFGDSLVDAGNLVVDGIPDYLATAKLPYGMTYFGYPTGRCSDGRLVVDFIAQELGLPLLPPSKAKNATFHYGANFAITGATALDREYFVAKGLGKTIWSSGSLHTQIKWLQEMKPKICKSPEECKDLFRRSLFIVGEFGGNDYNSPLFAFQPLEEVHKFVPDIVDSIGEGIEKLIAEGAVELVVPGVLPIGCFPVYLSIFRKQADGYGGKSGCIKDLNTLSWVHNVALQRKIAQLREKHAGAGVRIMYADYYTPAIQFVLHAEKWGMLKQKPRACCGAPGVGVYNFNLTSKCGEPGAYSCEDPSNHWSWDGIHLTEAAYGHIARGWLYGPFADPAIVETRNHQ from the exons ATGACGAGGAGGAGCCAGTTATCATCGGCCTGCGTCCTTCTCCTGCTCCTGGTGCTGCTTGCGGGCCGGCAgcaggcggcggcgaagaagtacGCCGCCATCTTCAACTTCGGCGACTCCCTCGTGGACGCCGGCAACCTGGTTGTTGATGGAATCCCGGACTACCTCGCGACGGCGAAGCTGCCGTACGGCATGACGTACTTCGGGTACCCCACCGGGCGATGCTCCGACGGCCGTCTcgtcgtcgacttcatcg CGCAGGAGCTGGGTCtgccgctgctgccgccgtccAAGGCGAAGAACGCCACCTTCCACTACGGCGCCAACTTCGCCATCACCGGGGCCACGGCGCTGGACAGGGAGTACTTCGTGGCCAAGGGTCTGGGTAAAACCATCTGGAGCTCCGGCTCCCTGCACACCCAGATCAAGTGGCTGCAGGAGATGAAGCCCAAAATCTGCAAATCCCCCGAAG AGTGCAAGGACCTGTTCCGACGGTCGCTGTTCATCGTGGGCGAGTTCGGCGGCAACGACTACAACTCCCCGCTGTTCGCGTTCCAGCCGCTGGAGGAGGTGCACAAGTTCGTGCCGGACATCGTCGACTCCATCGGCGAGGGGATCGAGAAGCTGATCGCGGAGGGGGCGGTGGAGCTGGTGGTGCCGGGGGTGCTCCCCATCGGCTGCTTCCCGGTGTACCTCTCCATCTTCCGCAAGCAGGCCGACGGGTACGGAGGCAAGAGCGGCTGCATCAAGGACCTCAACACGCTCTCCTGGGTGCACAACGTCGCGCTGCAGCGCAAGATCGCCCAGCTCCGGGAGAagcacgccggcgccggcgtgcgCATCATGTACGCCGACTACTACACGCCCGCCATCCAGTTCGTCCTCCATGCCGAGAAGTGGG GGATGCTGAAGCAGAAGCCGAGGGCGTGCTGCGGTGCGCCGGGGGTGGGGGTCTACAACTTCAACCTCACATCCAAGTGCGGCGAGCCCGGCGCCTACTCGTGCGAGGACCCGTCCAACCACTGGAGCTGGGACGGCATCCACCTCACGGAGGCGGCCTACGGCCACATCGCCAGGGGCTGGCTCTACGGGCCATTTGCCGATCCCGCCATCGTCGAGACCCGGAACCACCAGTAG